In Nitratiruptor sp. YY09-18, a single window of DNA contains:
- the dtd gene encoding D-aminoacyl-tRNA deacylase: MIALIQRVTESWVKVENKEIAHIQKGLNILLGVMANDTDEDIEKLVKKILNLRIFPNEKGRFDKNILQVGGEILVVSQFTLAGNIRRGNRPDFSNAMEPVRAKELYALFCEELARHVPVQKGAFGAMMEVGIINDGPVTIIADSKKL; the protein is encoded by the coding sequence ATGATTGCACTTATTCAAAGAGTCACAGAGTCTTGGGTAAAAGTAGAAAATAAGGAAATTGCTCATATCCAAAAAGGACTCAACATTTTATTAGGAGTTATGGCCAATGATACAGATGAAGATATAGAAAAACTTGTCAAAAAAATCCTCAATTTGCGAATTTTTCCCAATGAAAAAGGACGCTTTGACAAAAATATTTTACAAGTTGGTGGAGAGATTTTAGTAGTGAGCCAATTTACTCTCGCTGGCAATATCAGACGTGGTAACCGTCCCGATTTTAGCAATGCAATGGAGCCAGTAAGAGCCAAAGAGCTCTATGCTCTCTTTTGCGAAGAGCTTGCACGCCATGTGCCTGTGCAAAAGGGAGCGTTTGGCGCAATGATGGAGGTAGGTATTATCAATGATGGACCTGTGACGATCATTGCCGATTCGAAGAAGCTATGA
- a CDS encoding phosphoribosyltransferase, producing MVFSDRFEAGELLAQKLSKYANDPDTIVIALPRGGVPVAYVIAKQLGLPLDIFFVKKIPSPYNPEAAIGAISENGLEFINERVVMMLNVSRHYIDEQAQKIMEGIKQKRALYQRPRKSIVGKRVILVDDGVATGASMYLAAKALKEEGAKEVIIAVPVAPPDSIAMLKEVADEVIVLDIPADFMAVGQYYRDFHQLDDKEVVELLENTP from the coding sequence ATGGTCTTTAGCGATAGATTTGAAGCTGGTGAGCTCTTGGCACAAAAACTGAGTAAATATGCCAATGATCCAGATACTATTGTCATCGCTTTGCCGCGCGGTGGTGTACCTGTAGCATATGTGATAGCTAAGCAGCTAGGACTGCCCCTCGATATCTTCTTTGTCAAAAAGATTCCATCTCCATACAATCCAGAAGCTGCCATTGGTGCAATCAGTGAGAACGGATTGGAATTTATCAACGAGCGAGTAGTTATGATGCTCAATGTCTCACGCCACTATATCGATGAGCAGGCGCAAAAGATCATGGAGGGAATTAAGCAAAAAAGAGCCCTCTATCAGCGACCTCGCAAAAGTATAGTAGGAAAGCGTGTCATATTGGTAGATGATGGTGTGGCAACTGGAGCGAGTATGTATTTGGCTGCAAAAGCTTTAAAAGAAGAGGGTGCAAAAGAGGTGATCATTGCAGTACCAGTTGCTCCTCCAGATAGTATAGCTATGCTCAAAGAGGTTGCAGATGAGGTGATAGTCCTCGATATTCCAGCAGATTTCATGGCAGTGGGGCAATACTATCGCGATTTTCATCAGCTTGATGACAAAGAGGTGGTGGAGCTTTTAGAGAATACCCCGTAA
- a CDS encoding YdcF family protein, producing MIYLISKLVNAFILPPGIFILTFTIAALLVKRFKKLLFGAALVLWLLASHLGANLLLSPLQNYSFKNSAPHPQAVVILGAGKTNGAPNLPTTAMGTERIMWGIMEAKRRNLPFIYTGYENSYAKETIQEVVTNFSLPYKECDHLAPGCYVIEGNSKDTYENARFTRELFTKWGIKKPQIILVTSAFHMPRSYYLFRYFGFGIETAKTDYKLDRDPDIWDYLPRMDNYHASYYALHEYLGLLSLVLRGIL from the coding sequence TTGATCTACCTCATCTCTAAACTTGTCAATGCCTTTATCCTGCCTCCTGGCATATTTATACTCACATTTACCATTGCAGCTCTTTTGGTAAAGCGCTTCAAGAAGCTTCTTTTTGGAGCGGCTCTTGTGCTCTGGCTTCTTGCTAGCCACTTAGGAGCCAATCTCCTCCTTTCTCCCTTGCAAAACTACTCTTTTAAAAATTCGGCCCCACACCCTCAAGCAGTAGTAATTCTTGGTGCTGGCAAAACAAATGGAGCGCCAAATCTTCCTACAACTGCCATGGGTACAGAGAGAATCATGTGGGGGATAATGGAAGCAAAAAGGCGCAACCTCCCCTTTATCTATACTGGGTATGAAAACAGTTACGCCAAAGAGACTATCCAAGAGGTAGTTACAAATTTTTCACTCCCTTACAAAGAGTGCGACCATTTGGCTCCAGGATGCTACGTGATTGAGGGTAATAGCAAGGATACATACGAAAATGCCCGCTTTACAAGGGAGCTTTTTACAAAATGGGGTATCAAAAAGCCCCAAATAATTTTGGTAACCTCAGCATTTCATATGCCACGCAGCTACTATCTCTTTCGTTACTTTGGCTTTGGGATAGAAACTGCAAAAACTGACTATAAATTAGATAGAGATCCAGATATCTGGGACTATCTTCCTCGCATGGACAATTACCATGCGAGTTACTATGCCCTCCATGAATATCTGGGACTGTTAAGTCTTGTGTTACGGGGTATTCTCTAA
- the purM gene encoding phosphoribosylformylglycinamidine cyclo-ligase has translation MSLSYKDSGVDIDAGAKLVEEIKPFVKETFNENVLGNIGGFAGGFAIPKGYSEPVLFGATDGVGTKLKLAIEAKKFDTVGIDLVAMCVNDLICSFAEPLFFLDYYATAKLDVNEAKEVIKGIAQGCKEAECALIGGETAEMPGMYKEGDFDLAGFAVGIAERRELENRPALKEGDILIALPSSGIHSNGYSLVRKLFFEKLGMGLEDEFGGQKLKDVLLRPTRIYVKTYKALKDSIKALAHITGGGIVENLPRILPENLKAVIEKSSIKTLPIFDFIAQYVDEDEMFKTFNMGIGMILVVAPEDVEKVLARSNGYIVGKLAAGYKEVELH, from the coding sequence ATGAGCCTCAGCTATAAAGATAGTGGAGTCGATATCGACGCTGGAGCGAAGCTGGTTGAAGAGATCAAGCCTTTTGTCAAAGAGACATTCAATGAAAATGTCCTTGGAAACATAGGCGGCTTTGCTGGGGGATTCGCTATTCCAAAAGGATACAGCGAACCTGTACTCTTTGGAGCAACAGATGGTGTAGGCACAAAGCTCAAGCTCGCAATTGAAGCCAAAAAGTTTGATACTGTTGGTATAGACCTTGTGGCAATGTGTGTCAATGACCTTATCTGCAGTTTTGCTGAGCCTCTCTTCTTCCTTGACTACTATGCTACCGCAAAGCTCGATGTCAATGAAGCAAAAGAGGTGATCAAAGGTATTGCACAAGGGTGCAAAGAGGCTGAGTGCGCACTCATTGGTGGTGAGACAGCAGAGATGCCTGGAATGTACAAAGAGGGGGATTTTGATCTTGCTGGCTTTGCAGTAGGTATTGCAGAGCGTAGAGAACTCGAAAACAGACCTGCTCTCAAAGAAGGTGATATACTTATCGCTCTCCCCTCTTCTGGCATCCACTCCAATGGTTATAGTCTTGTGCGTAAGCTCTTCTTTGAAAAGCTTGGTATGGGTTTGGAAGATGAGTTTGGAGGCCAGAAGCTCAAAGATGTACTTTTGCGCCCTACTCGCATCTATGTCAAAACATACAAAGCACTCAAAGACTCCATCAAAGCTCTTGCACACATAACAGGTGGTGGAATAGTAGAAAACCTTCCGCGTATCTTGCCAGAAAATCTCAAAGCAGTCATTGAGAAAAGCTCTATTAAGACCTTGCCAATTTTTGACTTTATTGCTCAGTATGTAGATGAAGATGAGATGTTTAAAACCTTCAATATGGGGATTGGTATGATTTTGGTAGTTGCTCCTGAGGATGTTGAGAAGGTTTTGGCGCGAAGTAACGGGTATATAGTTGGTAAATTAGCTGCAGGCTACAAAGAGGTAGAGCTTCATTGA
- a CDS encoding phosphoribosylaminoimidazole synthetase, with translation MCGAKAQRILMAIMLGFIMYLFATGCHGDPLKFKIAVILQTFMIIMLLIFAFTNFCPSLWFFDKIFGKCEWDKK, from the coding sequence ATGTGTGGAGCAAAAGCACAGCGTATACTTATGGCGATAATGCTCGGTTTTATCATGTATCTTTTTGCAACAGGATGCCATGGAGACCCGCTTAAATTCAAAATAGCAGTGATTTTGCAAACTTTCATGATCATTATGCTACTTATCTTCGCTTTTACCAACTTTTGCCCAAGCCTTTGGTTCTTTGACAAAATATTTGGTAAATGTGAATGGGACAAAAAATGA
- the speE gene encoding polyamine aminopropyltransferase, whose protein sequence is MWFEEIHNGFFKQGIKIEKKLFGTKSKYQQIEVYESKEFGRILVIDGHGMLCEKDEFIYHEMMAHVPACTHKEPKKVLVIGGGDGGVAKELLRHSHIEVDMVEIDEEVVNVSKEYFPQIGDWNNPRLNLIIGDGIEYVKNVEAGMYDMVLVDSTDPEGPAEGLFDRNFYAHVFKILKDDGLVVAQGESWWIDMPLHKQIMQVIGEFFKIVMPYRFEMYMYPGCNWNFVLGSKLYHPTADMIVQRADMLDGLRYYNADIHKASFILPNYVKKELGDLYKW, encoded by the coding sequence ATGTGGTTTGAAGAGATACATAACGGTTTTTTTAAACAGGGTATAAAGATTGAGAAGAAGCTGTTTGGAACCAAAAGTAAATATCAGCAGATCGAGGTATATGAGAGCAAGGAGTTTGGGCGCATTCTTGTCATAGATGGGCATGGGATGTTGTGTGAGAAGGATGAGTTTATCTACCATGAGATGATGGCACATGTACCTGCGTGTACCCACAAAGAGCCAAAAAAGGTTCTCGTCATTGGTGGTGGTGATGGTGGAGTTGCCAAGGAGCTCTTAAGACATTCACATATAGAAGTGGATATGGTGGAGATCGATGAGGAGGTTGTGAATGTAAGCAAAGAGTATTTTCCTCAAATTGGTGACTGGAACAATCCCCGACTCAATCTCATCATCGGCGATGGTATAGAATATGTCAAAAACGTAGAAGCTGGAATGTACGATATGGTGCTGGTAGATTCAACAGATCCAGAAGGTCCAGCCGAAGGGCTTTTCGATCGTAATTTCTATGCACATGTTTTTAAAATTCTCAAAGATGATGGTCTTGTTGTAGCGCAAGGGGAGAGTTGGTGGATCGATATGCCACTACACAAGCAGATCATGCAAGTCATTGGTGAGTTTTTCAAAATCGTTATGCCTTATCGCTTTGAGATGTATATGTATCCTGGATGTAATTGGAACTTTGTTTTAGGAAGTAAACTCTACCACCCGACAGCAGATATGATCGTGCAAAGAGCTGATATGCTTGATGGCCTACGCTACTACAATGCAGATATTCATAAAGCAAGCTTCATTTTGCCAAACTATGTCAAAAAAGAGCTAGGGGATCTGTATAAGTGGTAA
- the coaE gene encoding dephospho-CoA kinase (Dephospho-CoA kinase (CoaE) performs the final step in coenzyme A biosynthesis.), translated as MVKPFRYAIALTGGIATGKSTVCNILKLYGFTIIDADQIAHEVLDSEADAVARLFGQQYVKDGKVQRKELGKLIFGDSAKRKQLEHLLHPKIKQRIEELAKRQDRYKVPYIIDIPLLYETRNYDIDKVVVVYAPKELQIERLCKRERLSLEEAKKRVALQIDIEKKRQMADYVIDNSGDLKHLQKEIDKFVEQIKEEYAVS; from the coding sequence GTGGTAAAACCTTTTCGCTACGCAATTGCCCTCACTGGCGGTATTGCTACTGGCAAAAGCACTGTATGCAACATTCTCAAGCTCTATGGCTTTACTATCATAGATGCTGATCAGATTGCCCACGAAGTGCTCGATAGTGAAGCTGATGCTGTTGCAAGGCTCTTTGGCCAGCAGTATGTAAAAGATGGCAAAGTACAACGCAAAGAGCTTGGTAAACTTATATTTGGCGATAGTGCTAAGCGCAAGCAGCTTGAGCATCTATTACATCCAAAGATAAAGCAGCGTATTGAGGAGCTAGCCAAGAGACAAGATCGCTATAAGGTACCTTATATCATCGATATTCCGCTTCTTTATGAGACGCGTAACTACGATATCGACAAAGTTGTCGTGGTCTATGCTCCCAAAGAGCTCCAGATTGAGCGACTCTGCAAGAGGGAGCGCTTGAGCCTTGAAGAGGCCAAAAAGAGAGTGGCTTTGCAGATAGATATCGAAAAGAAGCGCCAGATGGCTGATTATGTGATCGACAACTCCGGTGATCTAAAACATCTGCAAAAAGAGATCGATAAGTTTGTAGAGCAGATAAAGGAAGAGTATGCAGTTAGCTAA
- the dapF gene encoding diaminopimelate epimerase: MQLAKYSASGNDFVIFHTFKKKDRSELAQKLCHRHNGIGADGLIVLLPHAEYDFVWQFYNADGSEAEMCGNGSRAAAHYAYHNGLAGKQMEFLTLAGVISASVDGDVVESLLTVPKILQNDIDEAGTNWWLIDTGVPHLVNIVDDIESFDKELARKLRNKYNANVNYAKIDDNTIYVRTYERGVEDETLACGTGMAASFLRAMEERRVGERAKLLPKSGEELAIRYSNGRLYFKGRVKKVFETAIEGVY; encoded by the coding sequence ATGCAGTTAGCTAAATATAGTGCAAGCGGTAATGACTTTGTTATCTTTCATACATTTAAAAAGAAGGATCGTAGTGAACTTGCGCAAAAACTTTGCCATCGTCACAACGGCATAGGTGCAGATGGGCTCATTGTACTACTTCCTCATGCAGAGTATGATTTTGTATGGCAGTTTTACAATGCTGATGGAAGCGAAGCTGAAATGTGTGGCAATGGAAGCAGAGCTGCAGCCCACTATGCATATCATAACGGTTTAGCTGGCAAGCAGATGGAGTTTTTGACACTTGCTGGGGTGATCAGCGCTTCAGTGGATGGCGATGTAGTAGAAAGCCTACTCACTGTACCCAAAATTTTACAAAACGATATAGATGAAGCTGGCACAAACTGGTGGCTCATCGATACAGGCGTGCCCCATTTGGTCAATATCGTAGATGATATTGAGAGCTTTGATAAAGAGCTCGCACGTAAACTTCGCAACAAATACAATGCCAATGTTAATTATGCAAAAATCGATGACAATACTATCTATGTGCGCACATATGAGCGAGGCGTGGAGGATGAGACGCTAGCATGTGGTACAGGTATGGCAGCTTCATTCTTGCGTGCAATGGAGGAAAGAAGAGTAGGGGAGCGTGCAAAGCTTTTGCCAAAAAGTGGCGAAGAGCTTGCTATACGCTATAGCAACGGCAGACTCTACTTTAAAGGGAGAGTCAAAAAAGTATTTGAAACAGCTATCGAAGGGGTCTATTAA
- the prfA gene encoding peptide chain release factor 1, with translation MLKEKLQPFIKRYEEINTLLSSPEITNDIKKMTELSKEQSEIEPIVQKAKEYFDVLEAIEENRSLIEDAELGELAKEELKELESKRIELEEEIKLLLIPKDPNDEKDIYLEIRAGTGGEEAALFAADLFRTYVRYAEKKGWKVEIVSSSESDTGGYKEIIAKIKGQGVYSRLKYEAGTHRVQRVPETESQGRIHTSAVTVAIMPEVDDVDVDINPNDLKIDVYRSSGHGGQSVNTTDSAVRITHIPTGIVVAMQDEKSQHKNKEKALKILKARIYEKMMREQQEALAKDRKEQVGSGDRSERIRTYNYPQNRITDHRIGLTLYKLEEIMQSGDLDQIIDPLIAHYQAQKIQEAGL, from the coding sequence ATGCTCAAGGAAAAACTTCAACCTTTTATAAAACGCTACGAAGAGATTAACACACTTCTTAGCTCCCCTGAAATCACCAACGATATCAAGAAGATGACTGAACTGTCCAAAGAGCAGTCAGAAATTGAACCGATTGTTCAAAAAGCCAAAGAGTATTTTGATGTTCTTGAAGCTATCGAAGAGAACAGATCTCTCATAGAAGATGCCGAGCTTGGTGAGCTAGCCAAAGAGGAGCTCAAAGAGTTAGAGTCCAAAAGAATTGAACTCGAAGAGGAGATCAAGCTCCTACTCATTCCAAAAGATCCAAATGATGAGAAGGACATCTACCTCGAAATCCGTGCGGGAACAGGCGGCGAAGAGGCAGCACTCTTTGCGGCAGATCTCTTTAGAACCTATGTGCGCTATGCAGAGAAAAAGGGGTGGAAGGTTGAGATAGTGAGCTCAAGTGAGAGTGATACAGGTGGATACAAAGAGATCATCGCTAAAATCAAAGGACAGGGAGTTTACAGCCGCTTGAAATATGAAGCTGGCACTCATCGCGTCCAAAGAGTTCCAGAGACTGAGTCCCAAGGACGTATTCATACATCTGCAGTAACTGTAGCTATTATGCCTGAAGTAGATGATGTGGATGTAGATATTAATCCAAATGATCTCAAAATCGATGTTTACCGCTCAAGTGGCCACGGTGGACAATCGGTCAATACTACTGACAGTGCTGTGCGCATCACCCACATTCCTACAGGTATCGTCGTAGCTATGCAAGATGAGAAGAGCCAGCACAAAAACAAAGAGAAGGCTCTAAAAATCCTCAAAGCACGTATTTATGAAAAGATGATGCGTGAGCAGCAAGAGGCTTTGGCAAAAGATAGAAAAGAGCAGGTAGGAAGTGGTGATAGAAGCGAGAGAATCCGCACATACAACTATCCGCAAAACCGCATTACAGATCACCGCATAGGTCTCACTCTTTACAAATTGGAAGAGATAATGCAAAGCGGTGATCTTGATCAGATCATCGATCCACTCATTGCTCACTACCAAGCACAAAAAATTCAAGAAGCGGGTCTTTAA
- the rpsT gene encoding 30S ribosomal protein S20 yields MANHKSALKRVRQTKKRTERNRFYRTRMKNMIKAVREAVEAGDKEKALEALKVANKRIHEYVSKGIIKKNNAARKVSKLHKLVNSLNEAA; encoded by the coding sequence ATGGCAAATCATAAATCCGCTTTAAAAAGAGTGCGCCAGACAAAGAAGAGAACTGAGAGAAACAGATTCTATCGTACACGTATGAAAAATATGATCAAAGCTGTACGCGAAGCAGTAGAGGCTGGCGATAAAGAGAAGGCTCTTGAAGCGCTGAAAGTAGCAAACAAGCGTATCCATGAGTATGTAAGTAAGGGAATTATCAAGAAAAACAATGCCGCTCGCAAAGTATCTAAACTCCACAAACTTGTCAACTCTCTCAACGAGGCTGCATAA
- the glmM gene encoding phosphoglucosamine mutase encodes MKLFGTDGVRGKAGQKITALLSMRLAMAAGIYFRKNSKTNKILVGKDTRRSGYMIENALVSGLTAVGYNVIQVGPMPTPAIAFLTEDMRCDAGIMISASHNPYYDNGIKFFDNNGNKLQESDEEEIEKIYFDDEVIEENQKTEKLIGASKRIDDVIGRYIVHLKNSFPKDLTLNNLRIVIDTANGAGYKVAPTVFSELGAEVIVINNEPNGFNINKNCGAMHPEQLAKEVVKYRADVGFALDGDADRLVVVDEKGEIIDGDNLLGALALYLQKHGTLKNSKIVATVMSNQALEDFLAQNGIELLRCSVGDKYVLDEMARHGLNFGGEASGHVVFGDYAKTGDGIATALQVTALMLREGKSASEVLRPFKLYPSMLKNINVSKKIPLEELEGYAELVSELKEAGLRPLIRYSGTENKLRILLEGQDMKKLEKMMTQTEEFFRKSLA; translated from the coding sequence ATGAAGCTTTTTGGAACAGATGGAGTGAGAGGAAAAGCAGGACAGAAGATTACTGCGCTTCTGAGTATGCGTCTTGCTATGGCAGCTGGAATCTACTTTCGCAAAAACAGCAAAACCAACAAGATATTGGTAGGAAAAGATACACGACGCAGTGGCTATATGATAGAAAATGCACTTGTAAGTGGCCTCACCGCAGTGGGGTATAATGTGATCCAGGTAGGCCCTATGCCAACACCAGCAATCGCCTTCTTGACTGAAGATATGCGCTGTGATGCAGGGATCATGATAAGTGCTTCTCATAATCCTTACTACGATAATGGCATCAAGTTCTTTGACAATAACGGCAATAAGCTGCAAGAGAGTGATGAAGAGGAGATTGAGAAGATCTACTTTGATGATGAAGTAATCGAAGAGAATCAAAAAACTGAAAAACTTATAGGTGCTTCAAAAAGAATAGATGATGTGATCGGGCGCTATATAGTCCATCTCAAGAACTCTTTTCCAAAAGATCTCACCCTCAATAATCTTCGCATTGTCATTGACACAGCCAATGGAGCTGGGTACAAAGTCGCTCCCACAGTTTTTAGTGAGCTTGGTGCAGAGGTGATAGTGATCAATAATGAACCAAACGGGTTTAATATCAATAAAAATTGTGGAGCAATGCATCCAGAGCAGCTTGCCAAAGAGGTGGTGAAGTATCGTGCAGATGTAGGTTTTGCTCTTGATGGTGATGCTGATAGACTCGTAGTGGTAGATGAGAAGGGTGAGATTATAGATGGAGATAATCTTCTTGGAGCTCTTGCGCTCTATTTGCAAAAGCATGGCACTCTCAAAAACAGCAAAATTGTAGCAACTGTAATGAGCAATCAAGCTCTGGAAGATTTTCTTGCACAAAACGGTATAGAGCTTTTGCGCTGCAGTGTGGGTGATAAGTATGTGCTTGATGAGATGGCGCGCCATGGACTCAATTTTGGTGGTGAGGCAAGCGGTCATGTTGTCTTTGGGGATTATGCCAAGACAGGAGATGGTATCGCTACTGCACTGCAGGTAACTGCACTGATGCTTCGAGAAGGCAAAAGTGCTAGCGAAGTGCTTCGCCCATTTAAGCTCTATCCAAGTATGCTCAAAAATATCAACGTCAGTAAAAAGATTCCGCTGGAGGAGCTTGAAGGGTATGCAGAGCTTGTGAGTGAACTTAAAGAGGCTGGACTTCGTCCACTCATTCGCTACTCAGGGACTGAAAACAAACTGCGCATTTTGCTTGAGGGTCAAGATATGAAAAAGTTAGAAAAGATGATGACACAGACTGAGGAGTTTTTTAGAAAAAGTCTTGCTTGA
- the lspA gene encoding signal peptidase II, with protein MRRFVVFFLMAAGVFFIDRAIKELFLQGFVWQSECITLAFTLNKGVAFSMFAFLHGALRWILLALIGGLFIYLYVQKFLQKHPLLFGILFGAAIGNLYDRFIYGGVIDYVYWHCGFDFAVFNFADVMIDVAIAGLAYLHFFKNSVK; from the coding sequence ATGCGAAGGTTTGTTGTATTTTTTTTGATGGCAGCAGGAGTCTTTTTCATAGATCGTGCTATCAAAGAGCTCTTTTTGCAAGGGTTTGTATGGCAGAGTGAATGTATTACTCTTGCCTTTACGCTCAATAAGGGCGTCGCTTTTAGTATGTTTGCCTTTTTGCATGGGGCTTTGCGCTGGATTCTTCTTGCTCTCATTGGTGGACTCTTTATCTATCTGTATGTGCAAAAATTTCTCCAAAAGCACCCACTCCTCTTTGGGATACTCTTTGGAGCTGCCATTGGCAATCTTTACGATAGATTTATCTATGGAGGAGTGATTGATTATGTCTACTGGCACTGTGGGTTCGATTTTGCAGTCTTTAATTTTGCAGATGTGATGATCGATGTTGCGATTGCTGGTTTGGCATATTTACATTTTTTCAAAAACAGTGTAAAATAA
- the thrS gene encoding threonine--tRNA ligase, whose product MEPIAIKQDEQIIDLQTAQAKNIDIESAKKIYPENSPEALEVIRHSTAHLMAQAIKELYPDAQFFVGPVVENGFYYDFRTSAKISEEDLPKIEKKMKELAKKKLPIERYEVSKEDAMKKFAADDLKQEVLKNIPSDIVSIYRQGDWEDLCRGPHVPNTRYLQNFKLLRVAGAYLGGDESKEMLTRIYGTAFADKKALKEYLTMLEEAKKRDHRKLGAELELFMFSDEVGAGLPIWLPKGARLRSKLEQLLFVAHRKRGYEPVRGPEILKSDLWKKSGHYQNYKENMYFTEICDDESKKESCVEYGIKPMNCVGHIMIYKAKKRSYRELPIKYFEYGVVHRHEKSGVLHGLFRVREFTQDDAHIFCTPEQIKPIVLEVLGFVDEIMRSFDFSYEMEISTKPQKAIGDDRIWDIATNALKEALDESSKEYGIDEGGGAFYGPKIDIKITDAIGRKWQCGTIQVDFNLPERFELEYTTSENEAARPVMIHRAILGSFERFIGILTEHYAGEFPFFIAPTQIIFVPIADNHIAYAKELASRLMDIGVDSEIYASKDSLNKRIRNAEKQKVPMVVIIGDKEVEEKSVAVRDRREKIQYNLSEEEFLNKIKEKLSEVRF is encoded by the coding sequence TTGGAGCCTATCGCGATAAAACAAGATGAGCAAATCATCGATTTGCAAACTGCTCAAGCTAAAAATATAGATATCGAGTCTGCTAAAAAAATCTACCCTGAAAACTCTCCCGAAGCACTTGAAGTTATACGTCACTCTACCGCACACCTCATGGCACAAGCAATTAAAGAGCTCTATCCTGATGCACAGTTCTTTGTAGGTCCTGTTGTAGAGAACGGTTTTTACTACGATTTTCGAACATCTGCCAAAATTAGCGAAGAGGACCTTCCAAAAATTGAGAAAAAGATGAAGGAGCTTGCGAAGAAGAAGCTCCCAATTGAACGTTATGAGGTCAGCAAAGAAGATGCGATGAAAAAATTTGCTGCAGATGATCTCAAGCAAGAGGTACTCAAAAATATTCCATCTGACATAGTCTCCATCTATCGCCAAGGTGATTGGGAAGATCTATGCCGTGGTCCTCATGTGCCTAATACTAGGTATCTGCAAAACTTCAAACTCTTGCGTGTAGCTGGTGCATATCTTGGCGGTGATGAGTCCAAAGAGATGCTTACGCGCATTTATGGGACGGCATTTGCAGACAAAAAGGCTCTCAAAGAGTATCTGACGATGCTAGAAGAGGCCAAAAAGCGTGATCACCGCAAACTTGGCGCTGAGCTTGAACTCTTTATGTTTAGTGATGAGGTGGGTGCGGGACTTCCCATCTGGCTACCAAAGGGTGCACGACTTCGCTCAAAGCTTGAGCAGCTTCTCTTTGTAGCTCACCGCAAGCGCGGCTATGAGCCTGTAAGAGGTCCAGAGATCTTAAAATCGGATCTATGGAAAAAGAGTGGTCACTACCAAAACTACAAAGAAAATATGTATTTCACTGAAATATGTGATGATGAGAGTAAGAAAGAGAGCTGCGTAGAGTATGGTATCAAGCCTATGAACTGTGTGGGTCATATCATGATCTACAAAGCCAAAAAGCGCAGCTACCGTGAGCTTCCGATTAAATATTTTGAATATGGAGTGGTACACAGACACGAAAAGAGCGGTGTACTCCATGGTTTGTTTCGTGTGAGAGAGTTTACGCAAGATGATGCCCATATCTTCTGTACTCCTGAGCAGATCAAGCCTATTGTGCTAGAGGTACTTGGATTTGTTGATGAGATTATGCGAAGTTTTGATTTTAGCTATGAGATGGAGATCTCTACAAAGCCCCAGAAGGCAATAGGTGATGATAGGATTTGGGATATAGCTACAAATGCCCTCAAAGAGGCTCTTGATGAGAGTAGCAAGGAGTATGGCATAGACGAGGGTGGTGGAGCTTTCTACGGACCAAAGATCGATATTAAGATCACTGATGCTATTGGGCGAAAGTGGCAGTGCGGCACAATCCAGGTAGATTTCAATCTTCCTGAGCGCTTTGAGCTTGAGTATACTACGAGTGAGAATGAAGCAGCGCGTCCTGTGATGATTCACAGAGCTATACTTGGCTCATTTGAGAGATTTATCGGGATACTCACCGAACACTATGCGGGAGAGTTTCCATTCTTCATAGCTCCTACACAAATAATCTTCGTGCCAATTGCCGATAATCATATAGCATATGCCAAAGAGCTTGCAAGTAGACTCATGGATATTGGCGTAGATAGTGAGATATATGCGAGCAAAGATAGTCTCAATAAACGCATCCGCAACGCTGAAAAGCAAAAGGTACCAATGGTTGTGATCATTGGTGACAAAGAGGTAGAAGAAAAAAGTGTAGCGGTGCGAGATAGACGAGAAAAAATTCAGTATAACCTCAGTGAAGAGGAGTTTTTAAACAAAATCAAGGAGAAATTAAGTGAGGTACGCTTTTGA